Proteins found in one Aneurinibacillus uraniidurans genomic segment:
- the hcp gene encoding hydroxylamine reductase yields the protein MFCYQCEQTPSGGCKVIGVCGKNEDIASLQDIMIFGLKGIAAYATHARQLGYTDPFVEETTQEALYMTLTNSNFNTQEHINMAMKVGQAAVRIMDVLDRAHTDRFGIPQPVQVSQNKIEGKCIIVTGHNLFALEELLKQSEGKGINIYTHSEMLPAHGYPELKKYPHLKGNIGKAWFDQRRLFEEFPGAILATTNCVMPIKGTYADRFFSYDIAGLEGVTKVENDDFTALIQRALELPEANIESEQKLTTGFHHETVIGIAPEIIDAVKAGKIQRFFVIAGCDAPGKGGEYYRELATSLPQDTVILTTSCGKFRFNDVDYGTVPGTNIPRYIDLGQCNNSGSTVKIALALADAFGCTVNELPVSIVLSWFEQKAVAILLGLFSLGIQDIRIGPKPPEFVTPGVLNVLQEAFGLKLITNAQADMQAMLTVSTQ from the coding sequence ATGTTCTGTTATCAATGTGAACAAACGCCAAGCGGCGGCTGTAAAGTAATCGGGGTATGCGGCAAAAACGAGGACATTGCTAGTTTGCAAGACATTATGATCTTTGGGTTAAAAGGAATCGCAGCATACGCGACACACGCACGTCAGCTTGGTTATACCGATCCATTCGTGGAAGAAACAACCCAGGAAGCGTTGTACATGACGCTAACGAACTCTAATTTTAATACACAAGAACATATTAACATGGCCATGAAAGTCGGCCAGGCAGCGGTTCGTATTATGGATGTACTTGACCGTGCTCACACAGACCGCTTCGGTATCCCGCAGCCGGTACAAGTATCCCAGAACAAAATTGAAGGCAAATGCATTATCGTTACTGGACATAATTTGTTTGCACTTGAAGAACTGCTTAAGCAGTCTGAAGGCAAAGGCATTAACATTTATACACACTCTGAGATGTTGCCTGCACACGGCTATCCAGAACTTAAGAAATATCCACACCTGAAAGGCAACATCGGCAAGGCATGGTTTGATCAGCGCCGTCTGTTTGAAGAATTCCCTGGTGCGATTCTTGCTACAACGAACTGTGTCATGCCAATCAAAGGCACATATGCAGATCGCTTCTTCTCTTATGACATCGCAGGACTGGAAGGCGTAACGAAGGTAGAAAATGATGACTTCACTGCGCTCATCCAGCGTGCACTTGAGCTGCCGGAAGCAAACATCGAATCCGAGCAAAAGCTGACAACTGGCTTCCATCATGAGACCGTCATCGGCATCGCACCAGAAATTATCGATGCTGTAAAAGCAGGTAAAATTCAGCGCTTCTTCGTCATCGCAGGCTGCGATGCACCAGGAAAAGGCGGCGAATACTACCGGGAGCTGGCAACCTCACTGCCGCAGGATACTGTGATCCTGACGACATCATGTGGCAAGTTCCGTTTTAATGATGTGGATTATGGTACAGTACCGGGTACTAACATCCCGCGTTATATCGACCTGGGTCAGTGCAACAACTCCGGTTCTACAGTCAAAATTGCACTTGCCCTCGCAGATGCGTTCGGCTGTACGGTCAACGAGCTGCCGGTCAGCATCGTCCTGTCCTGGTTTGAACAAAAAGCGGTAGCTATTCTACTTGGTCTGTTTAGTCTCGGCATTCAGGATATTCGCATCGGTCCAAAACCGCCGGAATTTGTTACACCGGGCGTGCTCAATGTTCTTCAGGAAGCATTTGGCCTGAAGCTTATTACAAACGCACAGGCAGATATGCAGGCAATGCTTACTGTCTCAACGCAATAA
- a CDS encoding lysophospholipid acyltransferase family protein, whose amino-acid sequence MVYTIVRNCVKLWLHLRFRVRIDGIENIPHEGGCILAMNHTSNYDSLLVGTHTPRKMYIMAKEELFRKRFFAWLITEMGAFPVKRGQADLKSLKYTLKLIQDGNLFSIFIEGTRSQSGEMQEAKKGIGFIVSKSKAPVVPVYIHGTKQGWFQPAGVVFGPPVQLEEGIKHEEAAARIKEAIEKLAAAQ is encoded by the coding sequence ATGGTTTATACAATCGTCCGCAATTGCGTAAAACTTTGGCTGCATCTCCGCTTCCGTGTACGCATTGATGGAATTGAAAATATTCCGCACGAAGGCGGCTGCATTCTAGCAATGAATCACACAAGCAACTATGATTCATTATTAGTCGGCACGCATACCCCGCGTAAAATGTACATCATGGCCAAGGAGGAACTGTTCCGCAAACGATTCTTCGCCTGGCTCATCACTGAGATGGGGGCGTTCCCGGTAAAGCGTGGACAAGCTGACCTCAAATCACTTAAGTATACGTTAAAGCTCATTCAAGACGGCAACCTGTTCTCTATCTTCATCGAAGGCACTCGCTCCCAGAGCGGTGAAATGCAAGAAGCAAAGAAAGGTATCGGCTTTATCGTTAGTAAAAGTAAAGCCCCGGTCGTTCCCGTATACATCCACGGCACCAAGCAAGGCTGGTTCCAACCTGCAGGCGTTGTATTCGGTCCACCAGTCCAACTCGAAGAAGGTATCAAACACGAAGAGGCAGCCGCTCGCATTAAAGAAGCGATCGAAAAACTGGCAGCTGCACAATAG
- a CDS encoding HAD family hydrolase: protein MIEKRYGIIFDMDNTLLQSRIDFGGMKKAVFEEMVVRGLCAADLAWRDHTASQLIELARESGKMTQEAETVIWGAVERFEREGMHEAILEPHVPDMLADLHEHGYLTVLTNNARSAAVEALTRTGIAHYFDYIAGREQMTALKPSPSGILYVQNQYPHVPGERWIFIGDSWIDGKAAQDGGIRFFAYRGDVEEMERRGVRPHVHIRHMKELAGHVRD from the coding sequence ATGATAGAAAAGCGATACGGTATTATATTTGACATGGATAATACACTGCTGCAGTCCCGCATTGATTTTGGTGGCATGAAGAAAGCTGTGTTTGAGGAGATGGTAGTAAGAGGTCTGTGTGCGGCTGATCTGGCCTGGAGGGATCATACCGCGTCTCAGTTAATCGAATTGGCTCGGGAATCGGGGAAGATGACGCAAGAGGCGGAGACGGTCATCTGGGGGGCGGTGGAGCGGTTTGAACGGGAAGGGATGCATGAGGCTATACTGGAGCCGCATGTTCCGGATATGCTAGCAGACCTGCATGAGCATGGCTATCTTACTGTACTAACGAACAATGCCCGCTCCGCTGCCGTAGAGGCGCTTACGCGGACCGGGATTGCCCATTACTTCGACTATATAGCCGGACGGGAACAGATGACAGCTCTTAAGCCTTCGCCATCCGGGATTTTATATGTGCAGAATCAGTATCCGCATGTGCCAGGAGAGCGATGGATATTCATCGGAGACTCATGGATTGATGGCAAAGCTGCACAGGATGGAGGCATTCGCTTTTTCGCATATCGGGGAGATGTAGAAGAGATGGAACGGCGTGGTGTCCGCCCTCATGTTCATATTCGTCATATGAAGGAGCTTGCTGGGCACGTACGGGATTAG
- the ybaK gene encoding Cys-tRNA(Pro) deacylase, with protein MTQKTNAVRQLDQNKIPYELRTYTVDESDLSASTVAAKINFPLPQVYKTLVARGDKTGVLLACIPGDKELDLKALASLSSNKKVEVVPLKDVQPLTGYIRGGVSPLGLKKKYPFFLEEAALSFDTISISAGVRGCQVLLNPQHLVSLTRAACGSISKDA; from the coding sequence ATGACACAAAAAACAAATGCGGTGCGTCAGCTCGATCAAAATAAAATACCGTATGAGTTGCGTACCTATACAGTGGATGAATCTGACCTCTCAGCAAGTACAGTGGCTGCTAAAATTAATTTCCCGCTGCCGCAAGTTTATAAAACTCTCGTTGCACGAGGAGATAAAACCGGTGTTCTGCTTGCCTGTATTCCCGGTGATAAAGAGCTTGATCTAAAAGCATTGGCGTCACTTAGCAGCAATAAAAAAGTAGAGGTCGTTCCCCTTAAGGATGTTCAGCCTCTTACCGGTTACATCCGTGGCGGTGTCTCTCCACTTGGATTAAAGAAAAAATACCCGTTTTTTCTAGAAGAAGCAGCACTTTCGTTTGATACCATCTCGATTAGTGCCGGAGTACGCGGCTGCCAGGTTCTCCTGAATCCGCAGCATCTCGTCTCCCTCACCCGCGCTGCATGCGGCTCCATTTCCAAAGATGCCTAG